The Streptomyces sp. P9-A4 genome contains a region encoding:
- a CDS encoding excinuclease ABC subunit UvrA — protein MYDSPRDPYVRVRGAREHNLAGVDVDIPRDALVAFTGVSGSGKSSLAFGTIYAEAQRRYFESVAPYARRLIHQVGAPAVGEISGLPPAVSLEQRRSSPNARSSVGTVTTLSNSLRMLFSRAGSYPQGSPRLDSDAFSPNTTTGACPSCHGIGRIHETSEELLVPDPELSIRQGAIAAWPGAWQGKNLRDVLDTLGYDVDRPWRELAAKDREWILFTEEQPVVTVHPVREAGRIQRPYQGTYMSARRYVMRTFADSKSATLRAKAERFLTSAPCPVCGGSRLRPEALAVTFGGRTIAELASLPLTVLAGLLSATPTDGAETARVLTEDLVARIGTVTELGLGYLSLDRATPTLSNGELQRLRLATQLRSGLFGVVYVLDEPSAGLHPADTEALLVVLDRLKAAGNSVFVVEHHLDVVRHADWLVDVGPGAGVHGGRVLHSGPPGGLAAVAASATRRFLFDRVPAPAREVRAPAGWLRTGPVTRHNLREVDAAFPVGVLTAVTGVSGSGKSTLVGALTAELPGAGRLVTVDQRPIGRTPRSNLATYTGLFDVVRKLFAETEEARERGYKVGRFSFNVPGGRCETCQGEGFVSVELLFLPSTYAPCPDCHGARYNPETLQVRLDGLTIAEVLDLTVESAAEFFEDTPAAARSLGTLLDVGLGYLRLGQPATELSGGEAQRIKLASELQRPRRSPTLYVLDEPTTGLHPADVEVLMRQLHGLVDAGHSVVVVEHDMDVVATADWVVDLGPGGGDEGGRVVAAGPPSEVAASPVSRTAPYLARALAGG, from the coding sequence GTGTACGACAGCCCTCGTGATCCCTATGTCCGTGTCCGCGGTGCCCGTGAGCACAACCTCGCCGGGGTGGACGTCGACATCCCCCGCGACGCGCTCGTCGCCTTCACCGGCGTGTCCGGCTCCGGCAAGTCGTCGCTGGCCTTCGGCACGATCTACGCGGAGGCCCAGCGGCGCTACTTCGAGTCGGTCGCGCCGTACGCGCGGCGGCTGATCCACCAGGTGGGTGCGCCCGCCGTCGGAGAGATCAGCGGGCTGCCGCCGGCGGTCTCCCTGGAGCAGCGACGGTCCTCGCCGAACGCCCGCTCCTCCGTCGGCACGGTGACGACGCTCTCCAACTCGCTCCGCATGCTCTTCTCGCGCGCCGGCAGCTATCCGCAGGGCTCGCCGCGCCTCGACTCCGACGCCTTCTCCCCCAACACGACGACGGGCGCGTGTCCTTCGTGTCACGGCATCGGACGGATCCACGAGACGAGTGAGGAACTCCTCGTACCCGACCCGGAGCTGTCGATCCGTCAGGGCGCCATCGCCGCCTGGCCCGGCGCCTGGCAGGGGAAGAACCTGCGGGACGTACTGGACACCCTCGGGTACGACGTCGACCGGCCGTGGCGCGAGCTGGCCGCGAAGGACCGGGAGTGGATCCTCTTCACGGAGGAGCAGCCGGTGGTCACCGTGCATCCGGTGCGGGAGGCGGGGCGCATCCAACGCCCCTACCAGGGAACGTACATGAGCGCCCGGCGGTATGTGATGCGGACGTTCGCGGACTCGAAGAGCGCGACGTTGCGGGCGAAGGCGGAGCGGTTCCTGACGAGTGCGCCCTGCCCGGTGTGCGGCGGCAGCCGGCTGCGGCCCGAGGCGCTCGCGGTGACCTTCGGGGGCCGGACGATCGCCGAGCTGGCCTCGCTTCCGCTGACGGTCCTGGCCGGGCTCCTGTCGGCGACGCCGACGGACGGCGCGGAGACGGCGCGTGTCCTCACCGAGGATCTCGTCGCCCGGATCGGGACGGTCACCGAACTGGGTCTCGGCTATCTCAGTCTGGACCGGGCCACGCCCACCCTCTCCAACGGCGAGCTCCAGCGGCTGCGGCTCGCCACCCAGCTGCGCTCGGGGCTCTTCGGCGTCGTGTACGTGCTCGACGAGCCTTCCGCCGGTCTGCACCCGGCGGACACCGAGGCGCTGCTGGTGGTCCTCGACCGGCTGAAGGCGGCCGGGAACTCGGTCTTCGTCGTCGAGCACCACCTCGACGTGGTCCGGCATGCCGACTGGCTCGTGGACGTCGGCCCGGGTGCCGGGGTCCACGGCGGCCGGGTGCTCCACAGCGGGCCGCCGGGCGGGCTGGCCGCCGTGGCGGCGTCCGCGACCCGGCGCTTCCTCTTCGACCGGGTGCCCGCACCCGCACGGGAGGTACGGGCCCCGGCTGGGTGGCTGCGGACGGGGCCGGTCACCCGCCACAACCTGAGGGAGGTCGACGCGGCCTTCCCGGTCGGCGTCCTGACCGCCGTCACGGGCGTGTCCGGCTCCGGGAAGTCGACGCTCGTGGGCGCGCTGACCGCCGAACTCCCGGGTGCGGGGCGCCTGGTGACGGTGGACCAGCGGCCCATCGGCCGCACTCCGCGCTCCAACCTGGCCACGTACACCGGTCTCTTCGACGTCGTGCGAAAGCTGTTCGCGGAGACGGAGGAGGCACGGGAGCGCGGCTACAAGGTGGGCCGCTTCTCCTTCAACGTGCCCGGCGGGCGCTGCGAGACCTGTCAGGGCGAGGGCTTCGTCTCGGTGGAGCTCCTCTTCCTCCCGAGCACCTACGCGCCCTGCCCCGACTGCCACGGCGCCCGGTACAACCCCGAGACGCTCCAGGTGAGGCTGGACGGGCTGACGATCGCCGAAGTCCTGGACCTCACCGTCGAGTCGGCGGCGGAGTTCTTCGAGGACACCCCGGCCGCCGCCCGGAGCCTCGGGACCCTGCTGGACGTGGGCCTCGGCTATCTGCGGCTCGGGCAGCCGGCGACGGAACTGTCCGGCGGCGAGGCGCAGCGCATCAAGCTGGCCTCCGAGCTCCAGCGTCCGCGCCGCTCCCCCACCCTGTACGTGCTCGACGAGCCGACGACCGGTCTGCACCCGGCGGATGTCGAGGTGCTGATGCGTCAGCTCCACGGTCTGGTGGACGCGGGCCACTCCGTGGTCGTCGTCGAGCACGACATGGACGTGGTCGCCACCGCCGACTGGGTGGTCGACCTCGGTCCGGGCGGGGGTGACGAGGGCGGCCGGGTGGTGGCGGCCGGGCCGCCGTCCGAGGTGGCCGCCTCGCCCGTGAGCCGTACGGCTCCGTACCTTGCGCGGGCGCTCGCGGGCGGCTGA
- a CDS encoding MSMEG_1061 family FMN-dependent PPOX-type flavoprotein, producing MTTPPPLSAFDSLRLDAVPDQETLRRVYDLPSDAAVRKQMTELTDQTRRLIGCSSLVLVASADTEGNCDVSPRGGPAGFVSVLDARTVAIPDATGNKRLDTLRNVIATGRAGLLFVIPGRTTTLRVNGRACVSTRPELLSQLTAVGRPPASALVVGIEEVYPHCPKSLLRSGAWKPEQWLPADAQPTSAEVTLAQLRMPELTIADIEQAEADSLKYRYE from the coding sequence ATGACAACACCTCCTCCTCTCAGCGCCTTCGACTCACTCCGCCTCGACGCCGTGCCCGACCAGGAGACCCTGCGTCGGGTCTACGATCTCCCCAGCGACGCGGCCGTACGTAAGCAGATGACCGAACTCACCGACCAGACAAGGCGGTTGATCGGCTGTTCCTCGCTGGTCCTGGTCGCCAGCGCGGACACCGAGGGCAACTGCGACGTCTCCCCGCGCGGCGGCCCCGCCGGGTTCGTCTCCGTCCTGGACGCGCGGACGGTGGCGATACCGGACGCGACCGGCAACAAGCGTCTGGACACCCTGCGGAACGTGATCGCCACCGGGCGGGCCGGGCTGCTGTTCGTCATTCCGGGGCGCACCACGACGCTCAGGGTGAACGGCCGGGCCTGCGTCTCCACCCGCCCGGAGCTGCTGTCGCAGCTGACCGCCGTGGGCAGGCCGCCGGCCAGTGCGCTGGTGGTGGGGATCGAGGAGGTCTACCCGCACTGTCCGAAGTCGCTCCTGCGCAGCGGGGCCTGGAAGCCGGAGCAGTGGCTGCCGGCGGACGCCCAGCCGACCTCGGCGGAGGTGACGCTGGCGCAGCTGCGGATGCCGGAGCTGACGATCGCCGACATCGAGCAGGCGGAGGCGGACTCGCTGAAGTACCGGTACGAGTGA
- a CDS encoding sensor histidine kinase, with protein MPYTHRPPVGVVCGDVALWSVLAAATGYGFRDAGAAASPVEDLWLPLAVLAVAVPLSRRRPGTAVVLVNALCALGMADPATPANAHVLSLAALSCLLGARVAEARRPLLVLAGCLALDLAMCAVLRTPAVWWFYALTVLPAALLLPWLAGRHWRGRRELVREGWRLARSLEERQHLVAERARLTERADIAADMHDSLGHVLSLVALRAGALELSPDLTDRDRTDLAELRGTIADAVEQLRETVAVLHDPAGTEPGAGLPVTDTVEDLLGRAVASGVPVRWERHGAIPVLSSLVQRGLYRAVQEALTNAVKHAPDGEIRVRIAHGADRTRVSVVNAAPPAGRSEFAPEGPTGGAGGRGLTGLRERVAVLGGSLWTGPYQGGFRVTAVLPHQVAACPGMPTPRPEASPALRRPHAGAAHPAPGTDTAAPESVTRLASVRNAARRRSVAAFAAPVVAAAFFVPAAVYLAWQLTTSVLPPSRFDELTIGRPRAELAPLLPDHAYPYPPDHARSAPRPPGTRCEFYRSGRDLLTEVDLYRLCWSDNTLATKDTVPASRPTASWPPSGPSRRS; from the coding sequence ATGCCGTACACACACAGGCCCCCGGTCGGAGTCGTGTGCGGTGATGTGGCCCTGTGGAGCGTGCTCGCCGCTGCCACCGGCTACGGGTTCAGGGACGCGGGCGCGGCGGCCTCGCCGGTCGAGGACCTGTGGCTCCCGCTGGCCGTCCTGGCGGTGGCCGTGCCGCTGTCCCGCCGTCGGCCGGGGACGGCGGTCGTCCTGGTCAACGCACTGTGCGCGCTGGGCATGGCCGATCCGGCGACCCCCGCCAACGCCCATGTCCTCTCGCTGGCCGCCCTGAGCTGTCTGCTGGGGGCCCGGGTCGCCGAGGCACGACGCCCGCTCCTGGTACTGGCCGGCTGCCTCGCCCTCGATCTCGCGATGTGCGCGGTGCTGCGGACGCCGGCCGTGTGGTGGTTCTACGCACTGACCGTGCTGCCCGCCGCTCTCCTGCTGCCCTGGCTGGCCGGACGGCACTGGCGCGGGCGACGCGAGCTGGTGCGGGAGGGCTGGCGGCTGGCCCGGAGCCTGGAGGAGCGTCAGCACCTGGTCGCGGAGCGGGCGCGGCTGACCGAGCGCGCGGACATCGCGGCCGACATGCACGACTCCCTCGGGCACGTGCTGAGCCTGGTCGCGCTGCGTGCCGGTGCTCTGGAACTCTCGCCCGACCTCACCGACCGCGACCGCACCGATCTCGCCGAGCTGCGCGGGACGATAGCGGATGCCGTGGAGCAACTGCGCGAGACCGTCGCGGTTCTGCACGACCCGGCCGGAACGGAACCGGGTGCGGGTCTGCCCGTCACCGACACCGTCGAGGACCTCCTCGGGCGGGCGGTCGCCTCCGGGGTGCCGGTGCGCTGGGAGCGGCACGGGGCGATTCCTGTGCTGTCCTCCCTGGTCCAGCGGGGCCTGTACCGGGCGGTGCAGGAGGCACTCACCAACGCGGTGAAGCACGCGCCCGACGGTGAGATCCGGGTGCGGATCGCACACGGGGCCGACCGTACCCGCGTGAGCGTCGTGAACGCCGCTCCGCCGGCCGGCCGATCGGAGTTCGCGCCCGAAGGCCCGACGGGCGGCGCCGGTGGCAGGGGTCTGACGGGGCTCAGGGAGCGGGTGGCGGTACTCGGCGGCTCCTTGTGGACCGGCCCGTACCAGGGCGGATTCCGTGTCACCGCGGTCCTCCCCCACCAGGTCGCGGCCTGCCCGGGGATGCCGACGCCGCGACCGGAGGCGTCGCCCGCACTCCGCAGGCCGCACGCGGGGGCCGCTCACCCGGCCCCCGGTACGGACACCGCCGCACCGGAGTCCGTCACACGGCTCGCCTCCGTACGGAATGCCGCCCGCCGCCGCTCCGTCGCCGCCTTCGCGGCTCCTGTCGTCGCAGCCGCCTTCTTCGTACCCGCAGCCGTCTACCTGGCCTGGCAGTTGACGACCAGCGTGCTGCCGCCGTCGCGGTTCGACGAGCTGACCATCGGTCGCCCGCGCGCCGAACTCGCTCCCCTGCTGCCGGACCACGCCTACCCGTACCCGCCCGACCACGCCCGTTCCGCACCCCGACCACCCGGCACCCGCTGCGAGTTCTACCGGTCCGGCCGCGACCTGTTGACCGAGGTCGACCTCTACCGGCTCTGCTGGTCGGACAACACGCTGGCGACGAAGGACACCGTGCCCGCGAGCCGGCCGACGGCCTCGTGGCCGCCTTCCGGACCGTCGAGGAGGAGCTGA
- a CDS encoding succinate dehydrogenase: protein MALAPTRDRTTGRPPSPTPSRGFLSSTLGKKTVMAVSGLIMLGYLVAHVAGNLKVFFGPEEFNAYAHWLRVMGAPVLHHEWALWLVRIVLLAAVAGHAVSAYQLSRRDVKARPTAYVHRRKGSSYATRTMRWGGIILALFIVWHVLDLTTGTVHPGGFEEGKPYQNIVDTFSTWYGNVIYIVAMLAVGLHVRHGFWSAAQTLGVGNARRERLLRATANTLALVLTAGFISVPVAVMTGVVS, encoded by the coding sequence ATGGCTCTGGCACCCACGAGGGACCGGACGACGGGCCGCCCGCCGTCCCCCACACCGTCACGCGGATTCCTGTCATCGACCCTCGGCAAGAAGACGGTCATGGCCGTCAGCGGGCTGATCATGCTCGGCTATCTCGTCGCCCATGTCGCAGGCAACCTGAAGGTCTTCTTCGGCCCCGAGGAGTTCAACGCCTACGCCCACTGGCTGCGGGTCATGGGCGCCCCCGTCCTCCACCACGAGTGGGCCCTCTGGCTCGTCCGGATCGTGCTCCTCGCCGCCGTAGCCGGCCACGCCGTGTCCGCGTACCAGCTCAGCCGCCGCGACGTGAAGGCCCGCCCCACGGCGTACGTCCACCGCCGCAAGGGCTCGTCCTACGCGACCCGCACCATGCGCTGGGGCGGGATCATCCTCGCCCTCTTCATCGTCTGGCACGTCCTCGACCTCACCACCGGCACCGTCCACCCCGGCGGCTTCGAGGAGGGCAAGCCCTACCAGAACATCGTCGACACCTTCTCGACCTGGTACGGCAACGTCATCTACATCGTCGCCATGCTCGCCGTCGGCCTCCACGTCCGCCACGGCTTCTGGAGCGCCGCCCAGACCCTCGGCGTCGGCAACGCCCGCCGCGAACGCCTCCTCAGGGCCACCGCCAACACCCTCGCGCTCGTCCTGACCGCGGGCTTCATCTCCGTACCCGTAGCCGTCATGACCGGAGTGGTGAGCTGA
- a CDS encoding succinate dehydrogenase/fumarate reductase iron-sulfur subunit: protein MRLTLRVWRQKNADAPGAMSTYDVDGVSDDMSFLEMLDTLNEDLILRGEDPVAFDHDCREGICGACSLVINGDAHGPERTTTCQLHMRSFRDGDTIDVEPWRASAFPVVKDLVVDRSAFDRVIQAGGYVSAPTGSAPEAHATPVPKADADSAFEHAECIGCGACVAACPNGSAMLFTSAKVNHLNVLPQGSPERETRVLDMVAQMDAEGFGGCTLTGECATACPKGIPLPSIAAMNKEWLRARRKVKG from the coding sequence ATGAGGCTCACCCTGCGCGTCTGGCGCCAGAAGAACGCCGACGCCCCCGGCGCCATGTCCACCTACGACGTGGACGGCGTCTCCGACGACATGTCCTTCCTGGAGATGCTCGACACCCTCAACGAGGACCTCATCCTGCGCGGCGAGGACCCCGTGGCCTTCGACCACGACTGCCGCGAGGGCATCTGCGGCGCGTGCAGCCTCGTCATCAACGGTGACGCCCACGGTCCCGAGCGGACCACCACCTGCCAGCTCCACATGCGGTCCTTCCGCGACGGCGACACGATCGACGTCGAACCCTGGCGGGCGTCCGCCTTCCCCGTCGTCAAGGACCTCGTCGTCGACCGTTCCGCCTTCGACCGGGTCATCCAGGCCGGCGGCTACGTCTCCGCTCCCACCGGCTCGGCCCCCGAGGCGCACGCGACCCCGGTCCCCAAGGCCGACGCCGACTCCGCCTTCGAGCACGCCGAGTGCATCGGCTGCGGGGCCTGCGTCGCGGCCTGCCCCAACGGCTCCGCGATGCTCTTCACCTCGGCCAAGGTCAACCACCTCAACGTGCTGCCCCAGGGCTCGCCGGAGCGCGAGACCCGGGTCCTCGACATGGTCGCCCAGATGGACGCGGAGGGCTTCGGAGGCTGCACCCTGACCGGCGAGTGCGCGACGGCCTGCCCGAAGGGCATCCCGCTGCCGTCGATCGCGGCGATGAACAAGGAGTGGCTGCGGGCGCGGCGGAAGGTGAAGGGGTAG
- a CDS encoding ABC transporter permease, translated as MTIPTTPVRPADLPHTGPGTPGRGAPGGFTGAVAAEWTKLWSVRAAWLCLLTGLAITGVFTYYYASIARINEHPVQPVGNAAASSAVLVQFAVVVLATVAVTSEYATGSVRASLLSVPRRHRVHAAKALVAAVVAFVAGTAFAVVGTAVAWVGFDGRASFAAGPVLGQVLAVGLYEALVAVLSVGVAFATRHPAGALSILVTLLWALPSILLGLGGPALADLNDLLPHGAGDRFMHPAAEGPYGPVTGVLIVAAWAAAGHLTGLYVLRRRDA; from the coding sequence GTGACCATCCCGACGACACCCGTCAGGCCCGCGGACCTGCCGCACACCGGCCCTGGGACTCCGGGGCGGGGCGCACCCGGTGGATTCACCGGGGCCGTCGCCGCCGAGTGGACCAAACTGTGGTCCGTCCGAGCCGCCTGGCTCTGTCTTCTGACGGGCCTCGCGATCACCGGTGTCTTCACCTACTACTACGCTTCGATCGCCCGTATCAACGAGCATCCGGTGCAGCCCGTCGGGAACGCGGCGGCCTCCTCCGCCGTCCTCGTCCAGTTCGCCGTCGTCGTCCTGGCCACGGTCGCGGTCACCTCCGAGTACGCGACGGGGAGCGTGCGCGCTTCCCTCTTGTCGGTTCCTCGGCGGCACCGGGTCCACGCCGCGAAGGCCCTGGTGGCGGCCGTGGTGGCGTTCGTCGCCGGCACAGCGTTCGCCGTCGTGGGCACGGCGGTGGCCTGGGTGGGGTTCGACGGGCGGGCCTCCTTCGCGGCCGGCCCGGTCCTCGGACAGGTCCTCGCGGTCGGTCTCTACGAGGCGTTGGTCGCTGTGCTCAGCGTCGGGGTGGCGTTCGCCACGCGTCATCCGGCCGGCGCGCTCTCGATCCTCGTCACGCTCCTGTGGGCGCTGCCCAGCATCCTCCTGGGCCTAGGAGGCCCGGCGCTCGCGGACCTCAACGACCTGCTGCCGCACGGCGCGGGGGACCGCTTCATGCACCCCGCCGCCGAGGGACCGTACGGGCCGGTGACGGGGGTCCTGATCGTGGCGGCGTGGGCCGCGGCCGGGCACCTGACCGGCCTGTACGTGCTGCGTCGACGGGACGCCTGA
- a CDS encoding LysR family transcriptional regulator has translation MQFQQLLYFVAVAETRHFTRAAERVHVSQPSLSQQIKALEQELGAELFSRARGNITLTDAGEALLPLARRILADTETARIEVQELAQLKRGRVRLGATPSLCTGLLPDVLRVFHDLHPGIELLIEEGGSHDLVRELARGALDLALVVLPLPTPSPALTTVELLREDLVVVSAASAPGPRRPVRIKDLRDQPLVMFRHGYDLRELTVAACRAEGFEPTFTVEGGELDAVLGFVRAGLGLAVVPAMVAARGGRDLRVTALARPGLRRTIALAHRSDVAPPRAARELQRILLASRRVGPEGPEGPSGPERPGGPGGPAVAG, from the coding sequence ATGCAGTTCCAGCAGCTCCTCTACTTCGTCGCCGTGGCCGAGACCCGTCACTTCACTCGGGCCGCCGAGCGCGTCCATGTCTCTCAGCCCTCCCTCTCCCAGCAGATCAAGGCGCTCGAACAGGAGCTGGGCGCCGAGCTGTTCAGCCGCGCCCGGGGCAACATCACGCTGACCGACGCGGGCGAGGCCCTGCTGCCGCTCGCGCGCCGGATCCTCGCGGACACCGAGACGGCCCGGATCGAGGTGCAGGAGCTGGCCCAGCTGAAGCGGGGCCGGGTGCGGCTCGGCGCGACCCCGAGCCTGTGCACGGGCCTCCTCCCGGACGTCCTGCGGGTCTTCCACGACCTCCATCCGGGGATCGAGCTGCTCATCGAGGAGGGCGGCTCGCACGACCTCGTACGGGAGCTGGCGCGCGGCGCCCTCGACCTGGCGCTGGTGGTGCTCCCGCTGCCGACCCCGTCACCGGCGCTGACGACCGTGGAGCTGCTGCGGGAGGACCTGGTGGTGGTCTCCGCCGCCTCGGCGCCCGGGCCACGCCGACCCGTGCGGATCAAGGACCTGCGCGACCAGCCGCTCGTGATGTTCCGGCACGGCTACGACCTGCGGGAACTGACCGTGGCGGCGTGCCGGGCGGAGGGCTTCGAGCCCACCTTCACGGTCGAGGGCGGCGAGCTGGACGCCGTCCTCGGTTTCGTACGGGCCGGCCTCGGGCTCGCGGTCGTCCCCGCGATGGTGGCGGCGCGCGGCGGCCGGGACCTCCGGGTGACCGCCCTGGCCCGGCCGGGCCTGCGCCGGACCATCGCGCTGGCGCACCGGAGCGATGTGGCTCCGCCGAGGGCGGCGCGGGAGCTCCAGCGGATCCTGCTGGCCTCGCGGCGCGTCGGCCCGGAGGGACCGGAGGGACCGAGCGGGCCGGAGAGGCCGGGCGGGCCGGGCGGGCCAGCGGTCGCCGGCTGA
- a CDS encoding fumarate reductase/succinate dehydrogenase flavoprotein subunit, translated as MSFLDFATGEPVVDHTAPAGPIAERWDTRRFQAKLVNPANRRKHRIIVVGTGLAGGSAGATLAEQGYHVVQFCFQDSPRRAHSIAAQGGINAAKNYRNDGDSIHRLFYDTVKGGDFRARESNVHRLAQISVEIIDQCVAQGVPFAREYGGLLDTRSFGGVQVSRTFYARGQTGQQLLLGAYQALSRQIAAGNVEMHARTEMLDLVVVDGRARGIVARDLITGEISTHYADAVVLASGGYGNVFYLSTNAMNSNATAVWRAHRRGAYFANPCFTQIHPTCIPRTGDHQSKLTLMSESLRNDGRIWVPKAKGDTRSAADIPEDERDYYLERVYPSFGNLVPRDIASRAAKNVCDEGRGVGPGGQGVYLDFADAIGRMGRAAVEEKYGNLFDMYERITAENPYEVPMRIYPAVHYTMGGLWVDYDLQTTVPGLFAVGEANFSDHGANRLGASALMQGLADGYFVLPATINDYLARHPHAEPVTDEHPAVREVLAETEDRLHLLLSVDGDRTPDSFHRELGELMWEYCGMARTESGLRTALDRIPKIREEFWSRIKVPGTGQEFNQSLEKANRIVDYLELAELMCLDALHRAESCGGHFREESQTPDGEAARRDEEFAYAAAWEFGGTGAAPVLHKEDLTFEYVHPTQRSYA; from the coding sequence ATGAGCTTCCTCGACTTCGCGACCGGTGAGCCGGTCGTCGATCACACGGCCCCCGCCGGCCCCATCGCCGAGCGCTGGGACACCCGCCGCTTCCAGGCGAAGCTGGTCAACCCCGCCAACCGCCGAAAGCACCGGATCATCGTCGTCGGCACCGGCCTCGCCGGCGGCTCCGCAGGCGCCACCCTCGCCGAACAGGGCTACCACGTCGTCCAGTTCTGCTTCCAGGACTCCCCGCGCCGCGCCCACTCCATCGCCGCGCAGGGCGGCATCAACGCCGCCAAGAACTACCGCAACGACGGCGACTCCATCCACCGCCTCTTCTACGACACGGTCAAGGGCGGCGACTTCCGCGCCCGTGAGTCCAACGTCCACCGCCTCGCCCAGATCTCCGTCGAGATCATCGACCAGTGCGTCGCCCAGGGCGTCCCCTTCGCCCGCGAGTACGGCGGACTCCTCGACACCCGTTCCTTCGGCGGCGTCCAGGTCTCCCGCACCTTCTACGCGCGCGGCCAGACCGGGCAGCAGCTCCTCCTCGGCGCCTACCAGGCGCTGTCCCGGCAGATCGCCGCCGGGAACGTCGAGATGCACGCCCGTACGGAGATGCTGGACCTCGTCGTCGTCGACGGGCGGGCCCGGGGCATCGTCGCCCGCGACCTGATCACGGGCGAGATCTCCACCCACTACGCCGACGCCGTCGTCCTCGCCAGCGGCGGCTACGGGAACGTCTTCTACCTCTCCACCAACGCGATGAACTCCAACGCCACCGCCGTCTGGCGGGCCCACCGGCGCGGCGCGTACTTCGCCAACCCCTGCTTCACCCAGATCCACCCCACCTGCATCCCGCGCACCGGCGACCACCAGTCCAAGCTGACCCTGATGAGCGAGTCGCTGCGCAACGACGGCCGCATCTGGGTGCCGAAGGCCAAGGGCGACACCCGGTCCGCCGCCGACATCCCCGAGGACGAGCGCGACTACTACCTGGAGCGCGTCTACCCCTCCTTCGGCAACCTCGTCCCCCGCGACATCGCCTCCCGCGCCGCGAAGAACGTCTGCGACGAGGGGCGCGGCGTCGGTCCGGGCGGGCAGGGCGTGTACCTCGACTTCGCCGACGCGATCGGCCGGATGGGCCGGGCGGCCGTCGAGGAGAAGTACGGCAACCTCTTCGACATGTACGAGCGGATCACCGCCGAGAACCCGTACGAGGTCCCGATGCGGATCTACCCCGCCGTCCACTACACGATGGGCGGACTCTGGGTCGACTACGACCTCCAGACCACCGTCCCCGGCCTGTTCGCCGTCGGCGAGGCCAACTTCTCCGACCACGGGGCCAACCGGCTCGGCGCCTCCGCCCTCATGCAGGGCCTCGCCGACGGCTACTTCGTCCTCCCCGCCACCATCAACGACTATCTGGCCCGCCACCCCCACGCCGAACCGGTCACGGACGAACACCCCGCCGTCCGCGAGGTGCTCGCGGAGACCGAGGACCGGCTCCACCTCCTCCTCTCCGTCGACGGCGACCGCACCCCCGACTCCTTCCACCGCGAACTCGGCGAACTCATGTGGGAGTACTGCGGGATGGCCCGCACCGAGAGCGGTCTGCGCACCGCCCTCGACCGGATCCCGAAGATCCGCGAGGAGTTCTGGAGCCGCATCAAGGTCCCCGGCACCGGCCAGGAGTTCAACCAGTCGCTGGAGAAGGCCAACCGGATCGTCGACTACCTGGAACTCGCCGAGCTGATGTGCCTCGACGCGCTCCACCGCGCCGAGTCCTGCGGCGGCCACTTCCGCGAGGAGTCCCAGACCCCCGACGGCGAAGCCGCCCGCCGCGACGAGGAGTTCGCCTACGCGGCGGCCTGGGAGTTCGGCGGAACCGGTGCGGCTCCCGTCCTCCACAAGGAGGACCTCACCTTCGAGTACGTCCACCCCACCCAGCGGAGCTACGCATGA
- a CDS encoding nitroreductase, which translates to MDVYEAVDGRRAVRAFSDEPVSREVLERVLTAATRAPSSGNLQPWRAYVVAGEPLAELKRRATARALAGDPGDEREYPMYPAELVSPYLDRFAAAAAQRYEALGIERDDPDRPRKIAALNSEAFGAPVVLFCYLDRTMGPGQWADAGMYVQTVMLLLRAEGLHSCPQVMWTVYRETVGQMVGADDGLVLLCGVSVGFEKEGAPPLRTGRAAMAETVSFIGM; encoded by the coding sequence GTGGATGTGTACGAAGCCGTGGACGGCCGCCGGGCCGTGCGGGCGTTCAGCGACGAACCGGTGTCCCGAGAGGTCCTCGAACGCGTGCTGACCGCGGCGACGCGGGCCCCGTCGAGCGGGAACCTCCAGCCGTGGCGTGCCTATGTCGTGGCCGGCGAGCCGCTGGCCGAACTGAAGAGGCGCGCGACGGCCAGGGCGTTGGCGGGCGACCCGGGCGACGAGCGGGAGTATCCGATGTACCCGGCCGAACTGGTCTCGCCGTATCTGGACCGCTTCGCCGCCGCTGCCGCCCAGCGGTACGAAGCGTTGGGCATCGAGCGCGACGACCCCGACCGGCCCAGGAAGATCGCCGCGTTGAACTCGGAGGCGTTCGGGGCGCCGGTCGTGCTGTTCTGCTACCTCGACCGGACGATGGGACCCGGGCAGTGGGCGGACGCGGGGATGTACGTGCAGACGGTCATGCTCCTGCTGAGGGCGGAAGGGCTGCACAGCTGCCCCCAGGTGATGTGGACGGTGTACCGCGAGACCGTCGGCCAGATGGTCGGGGCCGACGACGGGCTCGTGCTGCTCTGCGGTGTCTCGGTGGGATTCGAGAAGGAGGGCGCGCCACCGCTGCGCACTGGGCGAGCGGCCATGGCGGAAACAGTGAGCTTCATCGGAATGTGA